The stretch of DNA CGGCACTGTATTGTTTGAAACCGTTTTAAATTTCAACTCAAATGTAGATTACTCTACTGACCAGTAGAAGGCTATAGCTAGTAGTAGTAGCCAGCGCGAAGTCCATGAGCGGCGACACGTCGCGCTCGCGGTGCTGTTCGTCGTGTATACAGTGACGTTCCTCCAGCGCGACTCCATGAGCGGCGACACGTCGTGGTGCTGCATGTACACCCCGAACTTGAAGTAGTAAGAAGCACTAGGGACGACgctcttgccaaacttgcggcgGCCGTCGACGTAGACGGCCACCGTGGACGCGCCGACGTCGTGCACCACGTTGAGGCGGAACCACCGGTCGTAGATGCGGTCCTCCACGACCTCGCCGCTGTAGTACCGCAGTGCGCCGTTGTAGACGTGCAGCATCAGCACCGTGGCGTGCGCCGCGCCCTGCTCGTTGTGGATCTGCATCACCGACGCGCCGGACGTCCCCGTCGGCACGTACCCGTAGCCCTCGAACTGCCACACCCCCGACGAGTAGTCGTGGccctgcgtgcgtgcgtgcgtgcagaAACACATGTATATGCATCATCATATGGAGAAGAAACTGATGATGAAGGTATACACAGTGAACTCATGGTTGCTTGGGTGTGGTTCGTCGTCCTTACGGCGAGGCGGACTTCGGTGCGGGGATTGG from Sorghum bicolor cultivar BTx623 chromosome 8, Sorghum_bicolor_NCBIv3, whole genome shotgun sequence encodes:
- the LOC8079851 gene encoding citrate-binding protein; this encodes MNKVLSSIMASSSSHPALHGGEPSSRMELVLLLVSMVLALSCSTSASAIDGRNLTAGFVQVNLTESNFKVQRPYDMPENQRYSYDNATGVRTFLVYAGDKPFNNVTTTNPRTEVRLAGHDYSSGVWQFEGYGYVPTGTSGASVMQIHNEQGAAHATVLMLHVYNGALRYYSGEVVEDRIYDRWFRLNVVHDVGASTVAVYVDGRRKFGKSVVPSASYYFKFGVYMQHHDVSPLMESRWRNVTVYTTNSTASATCRRSWTSRWLLLLAIAFYWSVE